One Paucibacter aquatile genomic window, GACGCCGCGTCGCTGAACCAGCTGGTTAAGTGAAGGCCCTGAAATTCAGGGCTTGGGGCTGACGCTGCTCTGCCGGCTCAAGCCCGCTGGCGGATCGCCGTCTTGGGCCGGAAGGCCTTGCACTTCGCTTCGCGTGTTTCCAGATACGGCGCGCCGATCAGGTCCAGGCAGTAGGGCACGGCCGCAAAAATGCCGGGCACCAAGCTCTGGCCCTCGGCATCGCGCAGGCCTTCCAGCGTCTCGGCGATGGCTTTGGGCTGCCCCGGCAGATTGATGATCAAGGCCTGGCCGCGGATCACCGCCACCTGGCGCGAGAGGATGGCCGTGGGCACAAAGCGCAGGGAGACCTGGCGCATCTGCTCACCAAAGCCGGGCATTTCCTTGTCGGCCACGTCCAGCGTGGCTTCGGGCGTGACATCGCGCCGCGCCGGGCCGGTGCCGCCGGTGGTCAGCACCAGGTGGCAGCCTGTCTCGTCAACCAGTTCGCGCAGGGTTTGCGCAATCAAGGGCCGCTCGTCGGGGATCAGGCGCGGCACGAACTCGATCGGGTTGTGCAGGGCCTCGCTCAGCCAGCTCTGCAGGGCCGGCAGGCCCTTGTCTTCGTAGACGCCGCTGGATGCACGGTCACTGATGGAAACAATGCCGATGCGCACCGGCTCGGGTGTGGCCGGCAGGGGCGCCAGCGCGGTCTCGCTCATGCCTGCTCGTCCTCGTCCGCGTCTTCTGCCGATTCGCCTTCGGTCGCCGGGTTGACGCGCAGGCGTTCGGTCTTGATGAACTGGAACAGCTCCCGGAAGGCGCGGCCGCTGCGCTTCTCGGGCTCGTTGGCGGCGTCCTTGCGGGCGGCGCGCACGAGGCTGCGCAGCTGCTGCACATCGATGCCGGCATGCTCGGCGATGAAGCTCTGCAGCGCGTTGTCGTCGGCCAGCAGGCGCTCACGCCAGGCTTCGCTCTCGTGCAGGGCGAGGCTGTCCTTGGCATGGCCCAGCTTGTAGGCAGCCACGGCCTGGCGGATGGGCTCGGGGTCGACACGGCGCATCAGTTTGCCGATGTACTGCATCTGGCGGCGGCGGCCTTCGTGCGAGGTGATCTTCTTGGCCATGCGCAGGGCATCGAGCAGGATCTCCGGCAGGGTCAGCGGCTCGAGGCGGCTGGCTGGCAGGGTCAGCAGGTCTTCGCCCAGGCTCTGCAGGACGTGGCTTTCGCGCTTGAGCTGGCTTTTGCTGGGGCGGTCGAAATCGTCGTCTTCGTCGTGCAGATCTTCTTGTGTTCTCATGATGCGGCGTCGGGATAGGGGAGAAGGCAATGGGCGCATGGGCCCGGCCCCGGCAGCAGGGCGCTGCGACTCGTATGATTGTCCCCCAGTTCTGAATCTCCGCGCGTGCGCCTGTGTGCGCCGCGCGCGGTGTCCGGGCCGGGGCGCTTGGCGCTCGGGCCCTTTTCTCTCACGTTTGCGCGCCCTCCATGACCTCTACATCCAAGCCTGTCTCCTCGTCTGCCATGTCTGCATCGTCCGCGAATGGCAGTGGATTTGCCTACAAGGTGGAGCATTTCCAGCAGTTGATCGAGGATGTGCTGGCCGAGGCCAAGCGCCTCGGCGCCAGCGACGCCGGCGCCGAGGTGTCCGAGGGCTGCGGCCTGTCGGTGTCCACCCGCCTGGGCCAGTTGGAGAACGTCGAGCGCAACCGCGACAAGTCGCTGGGCATCTCGGTCTACCTGGGCCAGCGCCGCGGCAATGCCAGCACCTCGGATTTCTCGCCCAAGGCCCTGCAAGACACGGTGCGCGCGGCGTTTGACATCGCCCGCTTCACGGCCGAGGACCCGGTGGCCGGTCTGCCCGACGAGCAAGACCTGTCCCTGGATGCGGCCAGCCGCCCGGACCTGGACCTGTTCCACCCCTGGGCCATCGACGCTCAGGCCGCCGCGGCCATCGCCCTGCGCTGTGAAGAGGCGGCTTTTGCCACCGACAAGCGCATCGCCAACAGCGAGGGCGCGGCCGTGTCGGCGCAGCAGTCGCATTTCTACATGGGCAACAGCCGCGGCTTTCGCGGTGGTTATGCCAGCTCGCGTCACTCGATCTCCGTGGCGCCGATTGCGGGCCGTGGCGCTCAGATGCAGCGCGACGCCTGGTACAGCTCGATGCGCGATGCGCAGGAGCTGGCGGCGCCCGAGGCCATTGGCCGTTATGCCGCCGAGCGGGCGCTGTCGCGCCTGAAGGCGCGTAAGGTCGGCACGGCCGAGGTGCCGGTCTTGTTCGAGAACACGGCTGCAGCCGGCTTGCTGGGTGCCCTGGTGCAGGCGGTCAGCGGGGGGGCGCTGTACCGCCGTGCCAGCTTCCTGCTCGACAGCCTGGGCCAGAGCGTGCTGGCCTCGCACATCGACATCCATGAAGACCCGCACGAGCGCAAAGGCAAGGCCAGCTCGCCTTTCGATGACGAAGGCGTCACCACCCGCGCGCGCAGCGTGGTCGAGGCCGGTGTGCTGCAGGGTTACTTCCTCTCCACCTATTCCGCGCGCAAGCTGGGCATGCGCACCACCGGCCATGCCGGCGGCTCGCACAATCTGAGCATGAGCAGCCGCCTGACGGCCCCTGGCGATGATTTGCGCACCATGCTGCGCCGCCTCGGCACCGGCCTTTTTGTGACTGAGTTGATGGGGCAGGGCGTCAACTCGGTGACCGGTGACTATTCACGTGGTGCCAGCGGCTACTGGGTGGAGAACGGCGAGATCGCCTTCCCCGTCCATGAGGTGACCATTGCCGGCAATCTGAAGTCCATGTTCCAGGACATCGTCGGGCTCGGTACCGATCGCTACACCCTGGGCGGCAAGACGGTTGGCTCCATGCTGATCTCGCGCATGAAACTGGCCGGCAGCTGAGCATCGCCTGACGCCCCGCTGACGCCTCGCGCAGGGGTTTCTCCGGTGAAGGAGGCGAGGAGCTCGCCTCCTAGAATCAGCTCGCTACTTGAAGCACCATTTCACCAGGAGACAAGAGATGACGCGTCGTACCTTCATTCGTGGCGCCGGGCTTGCGGGCGTTTTGGCCGCAGGTTCCGCTCCGGCCATTGTTCACGCCCAGACCACCTTGCGCTGGCGCTTGGCCTCCAGCTTTCCCAAGTCCTTGGACACCATTTTTGGCGCGGCCGATGTGTTCGCCAAAAAGGTCGGCGAAATGACCGGGGGCAAGTTCCAGATCTCCGTGCATGCCGGCGGCGAGCTGATGCCTCCTTTTGGTGTGGTGGATGCGGTCAAGGAGGGGACAGTCGAGATCGCGCACACGGCGCCCTATTACTTCCATGGCAAGGATGAAGTCTTCGCCTTGGGCTGCGCCATCCCTTTTGGCCTGAACAGCCGCCAGATGACCGCCTGGATGGTTGAGGGCAACGGCCTCAAGCTGATGCGCGAGTTCTACCGCGGCTACAACATCATCAACTTCCCGGGCGGCAACACCGGTGCGCAGATGGGCGGCTGGTATCGCAAGGAGGTGAAGAGCCTGGCCGATATCAAGGGCATGAAGATGCGCATTGGTGGTTTTGCCGGTCGCGTGCTGGAACGCATGGGCGGCGTGCCGCAGAACATCCCGGGCGGTGAGATCTATCAGTCTCTGGAAAAAGGCACCATCGATGCGGCCGAGTGGGTGGGGCCTTACGACGATCAGAAATTGGGCTTCAACAAAGTGGCGCCCAACTACTACTACCCGGGCTGGTGGGAAGGCGGCCCGCAGCTGGACTTCTATATCAACACCAAGTCGTTCGATGCCCTGAATCCCGAGTACAAGGCCATCGTGGAATGCGCAGCGGCGGTCGCCCATGTGGATATGCAAGCCAAGTACGACGCCAAGAACCCGGGCGCCCTGCGCGAACTGGTCAAGGGTGGCACCAAGCTGTTCCGTTTCCCCAAGGATGTGATGGATGCGGCGTTCAAGGAGTCCATGGCCATTTACGCCGAACTGGGCAGCAAGAACGCGAACTGGAAAAAGGTCTACGAGGACTATTCCAACTTCCGCCGCGAACAGAATCTCTGGTTCCGCTTTGCTGAAGCTGGGTTTGACGACTTCATGCAATCGCAGAAGCTCTAAGCCTCGAGTCGCTCAGACAAAACAAAACCCGGCCAAGGCCGGGTTTTTTTATGGGCGCGATGCGCGTGAATTGATCGTCAGGGCTTGCGGCTGGCTTCTGCTGCGGCCTCCAGCGGGTCGATGGGGCCCGCCGACGCTTTGCCGGCACCAGAGGAGGCTGCAGGGGCTGCCGAGGAGGCTGCTGAAGCCGGTTCGTCAGCGGGGCCAAAGAGCTTGTTGGCGTCCATCTCGATGGCATTGCCGGATTCGCTTTGTGGTTGGGCTTCGATCACCACATTGGCGTTGTCCGTGCTGCTGGCCGCCTGGCCCATGCCACCCGAGACCAGGTTGGGGAAGGCGATGATCAGACCCACCATGACGATCTGGATCAGCACGAAGGGCACGGCGCCCCAGTAGATCTGGCCGGT contains:
- the mog gene encoding molybdopterin adenylyltransferase; this encodes MSETALAPLPATPEPVRIGIVSISDRASSGVYEDKGLPALQSWLSEALHNPIEFVPRLIPDERPLIAQTLRELVDETGCHLVLTTGGTGPARRDVTPEATLDVADKEMPGFGEQMRQVSLRFVPTAILSRQVAVIRGQALIINLPGQPKAIAETLEGLRDAEGQSLVPGIFAAVPYCLDLIGAPYLETREAKCKAFRPKTAIRQRA
- the yjgA gene encoding ribosome biogenesis factor YjgA, with translation MRTQEDLHDEDDDFDRPSKSQLKRESHVLQSLGEDLLTLPASRLEPLTLPEILLDALRMAKKITSHEGRRRQMQYIGKLMRRVDPEPIRQAVAAYKLGHAKDSLALHESEAWRERLLADDNALQSFIAEHAGIDVQQLRSLVRAARKDAANEPEKRSGRAFRELFQFIKTERLRVNPATEGESAEDADEDEQA
- the pmbA gene encoding metalloprotease PmbA encodes the protein MSASSANGSGFAYKVEHFQQLIEDVLAEAKRLGASDAGAEVSEGCGLSVSTRLGQLENVERNRDKSLGISVYLGQRRGNASTSDFSPKALQDTVRAAFDIARFTAEDPVAGLPDEQDLSLDAASRPDLDLFHPWAIDAQAAAAIALRCEEAAFATDKRIANSEGAAVSAQQSHFYMGNSRGFRGGYASSRHSISVAPIAGRGAQMQRDAWYSSMRDAQELAAPEAIGRYAAERALSRLKARKVGTAEVPVLFENTAAAGLLGALVQAVSGGALYRRASFLLDSLGQSVLASHIDIHEDPHERKGKASSPFDDEGVTTRARSVVEAGVLQGYFLSTYSARKLGMRTTGHAGGSHNLSMSSRLTAPGDDLRTMLRRLGTGLFVTELMGQGVNSVTGDYSRGASGYWVENGEIAFPVHEVTIAGNLKSMFQDIVGLGTDRYTLGGKTVGSMLISRMKLAGS
- a CDS encoding TRAP transporter substrate-binding protein; protein product: MTRRTFIRGAGLAGVLAAGSAPAIVHAQTTLRWRLASSFPKSLDTIFGAADVFAKKVGEMTGGKFQISVHAGGELMPPFGVVDAVKEGTVEIAHTAPYYFHGKDEVFALGCAIPFGLNSRQMTAWMVEGNGLKLMREFYRGYNIINFPGGNTGAQMGGWYRKEVKSLADIKGMKMRIGGFAGRVLERMGGVPQNIPGGEIYQSLEKGTIDAAEWVGPYDDQKLGFNKVAPNYYYPGWWEGGPQLDFYINTKSFDALNPEYKAIVECAAAVAHVDMQAKYDAKNPGALRELVKGGTKLFRFPKDVMDAAFKESMAIYAELGSKNANWKKVYEDYSNFRREQNLWFRFAEAGFDDFMQSQKL